Part of the Nitrospirota bacterium genome, GCCGAGGCATGCATAAACACATGCCTTATCACCGCCGCCTGCAAGCACCACTGCCACGCAATCCTTAATGCCTCTGTATTTAAATTTTGCAATTGCATTCGCCATGTCTCCCTGACAGAAGACCCTTGCGACTTTTGGCTCAAGTTTCTCAGCCTTTTTCCCTGTTAACTCAGCAATAGCCTCTGCCACAGCGGTCTTACCAGGTGTACAGAGATTAGGCGGGACATCGGGGTTAACAGCAACAGCCTCAGCATATCCCATGCACCCTGCATATCCACAAGCCCCGCAGTTAGCTCCTGGAAGTATATCCCTTATTTTTTCAACAACAGGGTTGACTTCAACAGCGAATTTTTTAGCTGCGAGGGCAAGGGCGATACCAAAGATAACACCAAGGCCTGCAAGAAAAATAAAGGTATTTCTGATAAGAGGTATTACATCAACAGTTGGTGAAACCTCAATAGCTCCGCCGACCCCTGCCTTAGGCAGTATATATCCTGTTACATCTATAAACTGAAACAGGTCAGTTATTATCTTGCCAATACTTGAAGGTTCAAACATAATTTATTTTAACCTAAAATTGAGCAATTTTTTTGAATTTCTTGGTAGCCTGCGTTTATAAACACTTCTACTCTCTACTCTCTACTTTGACCTAAAGTGTAATTAGCCCTGAGAAGCCTAAAAATGCAAGGGCAATAAGCCCTGTTACTATAAAGGATATTGGCAGCCCCTGAAAGGATTTTGGCACATCAGCGAGTTCAAGCTTTTCCCTTATACTTGCCATTATTACCAGGGCAAGGCTAAAACCAATCCCTGAGCCAAGACCCAGGGTGAGGCTTTCTATAAAGCCGTAGCCTTCACTGGCATTGATAAGGGGCACTGCCAGGATAATGCAGTTTGTAGTTATCAGTGCAAGATAAATCCCGAGCTTATAGTAAAGAGAAGGAGAGACTTTTTTCATAATAGTATCTGCTGCCTGGACAAATCCTGCCACTATACCTATGAATATGACTATCTTGAGAAAGCTGAGTTTAAATGGAATCATTATTCCGTTAAATATGACCCATATAAGGGCAGCGCTTATAACCATAACCGAGGTAAAAGTTATGCTCATGCCGACAGCAGTCTCCATCCTTTTTGTAACGCCGAAAAAGATGCACAGGCCGAGATACCTCGAAAACACAAAATTATTTATAAGGGCAGATGCAATAAAAATCTTGAATATGTCTTCCATTATTTTCTCCTTCCCCTGCTCTTAATGCGGATGCGGCGCTCCTTCGCCTGCACCTTTGCCACCAAAAAACTTGATCTCGATCCAGTTCAAAAGCCCCATAAGAAGCCCCACTACAAAGAAACCTCCTG contains:
- a CDS encoding electron transport complex subunit RsxA yields the protein MEDIFKIFIASALINNFVFSRYLGLCIFFGVTKRMETAVGMSITFTSVMVISAALIWVIFNGIMIPFKLSFLKIVIFIGIVAGFVQAADTIMKKVSPSLYYKLGIYLALITTNCIILAVPLINASEGYGFIESLTLGLGSGIGFSLALVIMASIREKLELADVPKSFQGLPISFIVTGLIALAFLGFSGLITL